A stretch of the Helicoverpa zea isolate HzStark_Cry1AcR chromosome 15, ilHelZeax1.1, whole genome shotgun sequence genome encodes the following:
- the LOC124637187 gene encoding survival motor neuron protein — translation MSQSELLYMKGMNISESEGDDDDQWDDKKLNDAYDKAVRIANVEVAKRVAMSTNTGSSTVEPAFFSKKEKLSAKSSKKKVPIPIVPNNTTDERPKEVRWKPGMPCRLIYVEDGLEYEAVVLRFIENDECVVKYLGYDNQEIVPIESLKPSLGKEARTRQIREARRAQTEDSYGSLSPNIEGVDCSDRVASPDSIDRSSQKKKRPSKKKKNQPRNLNINGFDLPEIPPMPNLSMLRHLQQLGSTEMPMPPPPMAFSSVDRTDSEEQAISSMLLSWYMSGYYTGLYQGLKRAKEGRRN, via the exons ATGTCCCAAAGTGAACTCCTTTACATGAAAGGGATGAACATT TCGGAATCTGAGGGCGATGATGATGATCAGTGGGATGACAAGAAACTGAATGATGCGTACGACAAGGCCGTGCGGATTGCTAACGTAGAGGTGGCGAAGCGAGTGGCTATGTCGACAAACACTGGAAGTTCTACAGTTGAAC CTGCATTTTTCTCTAAAAAAGAGAAGTTATCAGCAAAGTCGTCTAAGAAAAAAGTTCCAATCCCGATTGTTCCCAACAATACTACGGATGAAAGGCCTAAGGAAGTCAGGTGGAAACCTGGTATGCCCTGCCGCTTGATTTACGTAGAAGACGGCTTGGAGTATGAAGCGGTTGTACTTAGATTTATTGAAAATGATGAGTGCGTAGTTAAATATTTAG GCTATGATAATCAAGAGATAGTGCCTATAGAATCATTGAAACCGTCCCTCGGCAAGGAGGCTAGAACGCGCCAGATTAGAGAAGCAAGGAGAGCACAGACTGAGGACAGTTACGGCAGTCTGTCACCGAATATTGAAGGTGTGGATTGCAGTGACAGGGTTGCAAGTCCTGATAGCATAG ATAGATCATCACAGAAAAAGAAAAGACCTtcgaaaaagaagaagaatcaaCCTAGGAACTTGAACATCAATGGCTTTGATCTGCCAGAGATACCACCTATGCCTAACTTGTCTATGCTAAGACAT TTACAGCAGCTAGGCTCAACAGAGATGCCTATGCCGCCTCCGCCGATGGCATTCTCGTCGGTCGACCGAACAGACTCGGAGGAACAAGCTATATCGTCTATGCTTCTCAGCTGGTACATGAGCGGGTATTACACAGGGCTATATCAGGGATTAAAAAG aGCAAAGGAAGGACGCAGAAACTag
- the LOC124637123 gene encoding uncharacterized protein LOC124637123: MTKCSAHKCKNVGVHTFPKDEKRRKQWEAALRIKDFKAGKTARLCSAHFTEEDYFGQSRYTNYKPLAKFLKKTAVPTVFNFNKTINESRLELRSQKNLPEESAERDPLALPSNSIELEKDNLVEIKCEQEATTRNSRKIRPTPEYVSVSTQIDHRLVYGSVARYRNNDAFIKFSTGFESYKKFHLVYSTLSPMVHKITYENNLVSLSTEDQFFMTMMKLWQDKCNYELSMFYDISESTVSIIFQTWVNFIYKVWGKIDVWPKDEMAIYYLPKIFKHFHLNIEVMSGGTQIKVEKNLKSDEEIGNHRDVNTSRIIVGEILGLISGQSISEPNDVVTKSKTGNLDNTVLPEKNMLINTSEHIEKIIEISKTFKILQHALNPDLVPIASKIFFVCFMCCYFREGNIREEYQ, translated from the exons ATGACGAAATGTAGTGCACATAAGTGTAAAAACGTTGGAGTACACACCTTCCCTAAAGATGAGAAACGGAGGAAACAGTGGGAAGCGGCTTTACGTATTAAAGACTTTAAAGCAGGTAAAACTGCGCGTTTGTGTTCCGCGCATTTCACTGAAGAGGATTACTTTGGGCAAAGCAGATATACGA ACTACAAGCCACTtgcaaagtttttaaaaaagaCAGCTGTGCCTACAGTCTTCAACTTTAATAAGACTATAAATGAAAGTCGATTGGAGTTAAGGAGCCAAAAGAATCTTCCAGAAGAATCGGCAGAAAGGGACCCACTAGCATTACCTAGCAATAGTATAGAACTTGAAAAAGATAATTTGGTGGAAATTAAATGTGAACAGGAAGCAACTACTAGAAACAGTAGAAAAATACGGCCAACTCCCGAATATGTTTCAGTCTCCACTCAAATTGATCACAGACTTGTCTATGGATCTGTAGCTAGGTATAGAAATAATGATGCCTTTATAAAATTCTCAACAGGTTTTGAGTCATATAAAAAGTTTCATTTAGTCTACTCAACTCTTAGCCCGATGGTGCATAAAATtacttatgaaaataatttagttaGTCTAAGTACGGAGGACCAGTTTTTCATGACTATGATGAAGTTATGGCAAGATAAGTGCAATTATGAACTCAGTATGTTTTATGATATCAGTGAAAGCACTGTCTCTATTATATTTCAAACTTGGGTGAACTTTATTTACAAGGTTTGGGGCAAAATTGATGTTTGGCCCAAAGATGAAATGGCTATTTATTATttgccaaaaatatttaaacattttcatttgaatattgAAGTTATGTCAGGTGGTACAcaaattaaggttgaaaagaACTTAAAATCTGATGAAGAAATAGGTAACCACAGAGATGTTAATACATCAAGAATTATAGTTGGGGAAATACTTGGTTTAATATCAGGACAATCAATAAGTGAACCGAATGATGTAGTAACTAAGTCCAAAACTGGAAATCTAGATAACACAGTGTTGCCAGAGAAAAATATGCTAATAAATACAAGTGAACATAtcgaaaaaataatagaaataagtaaaacttttaaaattttacaacatGCCTTGAACCCTGACTTGGTTCCAATagcaagtaaaatattttttgtatgttttatgtgttgttattttagAGAAGGTAATATAAGGGAGGAGTATCAATAA
- the LOC124637055 gene encoding uncharacterized protein LOC124637055 → MDQTIKLEPLDPEQTSPDFIPLPNSPSPIAIKSEPGTVEKNVQKRIKIEPDDGNSKKPRISTPEPSVVSANDDDGVIISDSEEYYLTVFNLPGNWSYVHIKNYLDKECGHVDEMEMLLRQNSQPSAIRLTFQSRERCLHASKMLQDKVVENNKIEVKMSDSYTAFSTDVTGSTSAPEQSKVAPRRPWRPDLDCWDTDPEGLYGLRPQFLKSLNITPPLNKMVHVTNFRCDKNELKEVMQLAGDVLMCCVVSATQRYAKVMYSHPLEAVQAISMLNGQMYYGNPLKIVMDKNLADNIILPKGLANIGAGLGVQGRPIRNIVHEYQRFIKKQSNLLSPVVFSEIDFSNNNIVREDNSEEIQEKINDFLKTSLGSNNANSINLRTKNIEDLLSQDSNSKDGSDRSTPASLGSKPIDATKKTCIGTPSPNDSFTKNGSTRQIPPHISTPAVGSAPHNPLVRFGGYRPPNILNPPVPLHNPLPGPSERYYRPGNPGQVLEPPRHFGPRPYMPMQRVPPFHPQVMPGPFRPAPRPQGPPSNFNTPRPNPGNRVTVKFTNLPPSTTFPLLCERLTQCGQVMSVQLTTPGCAIATFGHPSHADRCIQTFNGMNIEGYIMEVNFL, encoded by the exons ATGGATCAAACAATTAAATTGGAGCCTTTAGACCCGGAGCAAACTAGTCCTGACTTCATACCGTTGCCTAACTCGCCGTCTCCAATAGCCATAAAGTCCGAACCAGGCACAGTTGAGAAAAATGTTCAGAAGAGAATTAAAATAGAACCTGATGATGGGAATAGCAAAAAGCCGCGAATAAGCACTCCAGAGCCTTCTGTTGTTAGTGCAAACGATGACGATGGTGTAATTATAAGTGATAGCGAGGAGTACTACCTTACAGTTTTCAATTTGCCTGGAAATTGGTCCTATGTGCATATCAAGAATTATTTGGACAAAGAG TGTGGTCATGTGGATGAAATGGAGATGTTACTCAGACAGAACTCTCAGCCCTCTGCCATACGGCTCACTTTCCAAAGTCGGGAGAGATGTTTACATGCCTCCAAGATGTTGCAGGATAAAGTTgtggaaaataacaagattgaAGTTAAAATGAGCG ATTCTTATACAGCATTTTCTACTGACGTTACTGGATCAACTTCAGCACCTGAACAAAGTAAAGTTGCACCAAGGAG GCCTTGGCGACCAGACCTAGATTGTTGGGATACAGACCCAGAAGGTCTATATGGATTGAGACCGCAATTTCTGAAATCTTTAAACATTACACCACCTTTGAATAAGATGGTTCATGTAACAAAT tttagaTGTGACAAAAATGAACTAAAAGAAGTGATGCAGCTAGCTGGCGATGTTCTCATGTGTTGTGTGGTGAGCGCAACGCAAAGATATGCCAAAGTCATGTACAGTCATCCTTTGGAAGCCGTTCAG GCCATTTCAATGTTGAATGGGCAAATGTACTACGGAAATCCTCTTAAAATCGTAATGGACAAAAACTTAGCAGATAACATTATTCTGCCCAAAGGTTTGGCCAACATTGGCGCAGGTTTAGGTGTCCAAGGTAGACCAATACGAAACATAGTACATGAGTACCagagatttattaaaaaacagaGTAACTTATTAAGTCCTGTAGTATTTTCTGAAATAGATTTCAGTAACAATAACATTGTAAGAGAAGATAATTCTGAAGAAATTCAAGAGAAAATAAACGACTTCTTAAAGACATCTTTAGGGTCTAATAACgctaattcaattaatttgagAACTAAAAATATTGAGGATTTATTAAGTCAAGACTCTAATTCTAAGGATGGTAGTGATAGGAGCACTCCTGCAAGTTTGGGCTCTAAACCTATTGATGCTACAAAAAAGACTTGTATAGGAACTCCCTCTCCTAATGATTCCTTTACTAAAAATGGTTCTACAAGACAAATTCCACCTCATATATCAACGCCAGCAGTAGGCTCAGCACCTCACAATCCTTTAGTCAGATTTGGGGGCTATAGACCCCCAAACATACTAAACCCCCCTGTCCCCTTACATAACCCTTTGCCTGGTCCCAGCGAGCGATATTACAGGCCTGGTAACCCTGGTCAAGTGCTCGAGCCTCCTAGGCACTTTGGGCCTAGGCCTTATATGCCGATGCAACGAGTTCCTCCTTTTCATCCTCAAGTTATGCCAGGCCCTTTCCGTCCTGCGCCTAGGCCTCAAGGCCCGCCGTCAAATTTCAATACGCCTAGGCCAAATCCAGGGAATCGAGTGACTGTTAAGTTTACAAAT CTGCCTCCATCTACGACATTTCCTCTTCTCTGTGAGCGGTTGACTCAATGTGGTCAAGTGATGTCGGTCCAACTGACCACCCCAGGATGTGCGATAGCCACGTTTGGCCACCCATCACATGCTGACAGATGTATAC AAACATTTAACGGTATGAACATCGAAGGATACATAATGGAAGTTAATTTTCTgtaa